TTTAATCTTTAATATGCCGTGTAATCAGTGTTACGCtgctcactgtgtgtgtgtgcaggaggtATTTAAAAAGATGATAGATAACTGAACTTTAGTAGCTCAAGGTTAGCAGAGTGCATCTCCAATCCAGATTTGGCAAAATCTCTCCTATCTTTCCAGAAAGGGAACGAAAGGAGATTTAGATGAGATGGAATAGCATAGACATCGCCTACCTAGATTTCCCTAATCTTCCACAAGAAAATCATGCATAGCTAGAAAAGTGCCAAACATCTAGCATGTGACCCCCCACAGAGGAGTTAAATTGAGGATGGGAAAAAGTGGGGCTAGACTTCTTGGAATCTCATTTTCTATTTCCTATGTGGAGGGATTTGTGGCCGGGGGTGGCGGTGGAGAACATTCAATCACATGTGCCCCCACCtgtagtctgaaatggtacacacTACAAATGGATTGCCTCTTTGGTGAGCGCACAGATCCTAGGTTCAGGGAGTGGCCCAACACATGGGGACCGGGGAGGCAGATGTATCATGCAGCTGTGACCGTGTGCTTGCTGAGAGGCAGTGCTAGGCAGCCACAGCGGGTGGGGAAGGTGCACTGCAGCTGTTTGGAACGGGGAGCTTGAGATCACCCATGCACCATGTGCCTGCCCTCacaagaagccacatcctccagtttgcaaaatctgagcaaacGATAGGATATTTACACCCTGCATGGTGTAGCagttgtgtgtaaagtgccgtcaagtcacaactggcttatggtgacccctgctggggctttctaggcaagtgagaagcagaggtggtttgccgttgccttcctctgcggagtcttccttggtggtctcccatccaagtgctgaccctgcttagcttccgagatctgacaagatcggactGTACCATGCCGCCTCTCCTCCCAGTGTAGCACTTAGGGTGTCTgaataggatctggaagactcaggtttgaatctttCCTCTACCATGGAATTTTTTTAAGGTGACCTGGGAGAagtcgctctcagcctaacctacctcacagggaggttggttgtggggataaaactgaAGAAGAGAGGacattgtaaactgttttgggtccccgaTGGACAGGAaaaggggtataaatatctaaatagttaaatatatcagGCGCCATGTTACAACACATAATATGTGTGTGGCGCCTGCCCTCTCCTCCCATCCTTCCTCACAGAAATAAGCACAAAACCACCGATAATAATCTTAATTACGAACTCTCTGCTAATGTTTTTCCTAAAGACATAGCAGCTTATTCCAGTGTAGAAACTGAAACTAACCTTCCAAGCTTAGAATCAAAGGCCAAGCGGAAGCCGgctgctctttctctcttttctaatGTTTCTTGAGATATTAGCTGGGGAGCCAATGGGGAGCCAATGTGGTTTACAACatctttttcccttcctccatttatccttacaacaaccctgtgaagtagattcgGCTGAGAAAGGAAGACGGAGCCACGGTCACCCACTTGAGTGgcgattcgaacctggttctcccagttcCTAATCCAACACTTAAACCACTACTCaaaactttttttctgggaaaagaggtggtggaactctcaagaaggaaatgaggaagaaacacaccggattctttgaaatcatattattttcaagcactattgccgagtattttcaagaggtgccggaactccattcccccgcgttccccctgaaaaaaagccctgagaattactcacaaggaaacatgaaacgcAGATACCTCGCTTGAAAACAAGCTGCCGTTCGAGCTCCCCAAAGACCTCATTAGATTTTTGAGCACGGCATTTTGGAagcttttattaaaaataaattcacGAGACACTTTTTGGGTGCTCGAGGCAGAAGGCGCCCATCTCAGCAACGGGCTTATCAAAGGCTTTGAGGAAGAGGGGGAGAACACTTTGGAAGGAgatggggggagagaaagtggcCCGAGAGCTAAATAAGTAGAAAAACGCTTAAGACGTCCTTGCTCACATACGACGGAATGATCAGCcatgcacaaaaaatatacaCAGGTTTTAGGCAGCAGCTTCTAATTCTACAAATTCTACCCCCACAGAGCAATAAATTGTGCTGTCCTTGGCAAAAAAAATAGCTTTCTGTTTACAGAATTTATACACCTTGTACAATTGGGGgaagaattttttattttcatgaaAATATGACAAGAGCTGCCCTGGCGCAGAGGGGTGGCCCTTCCGTTGAGAAACCCCCATTCAAATCCAGCTATCGGTTTCATTTAGAAACTGAGATCACAATCCTATGCGGAGATACTCCTGTCTGAAATCAGTGGCTTTAGACTGGATTAGCTCCGCGCAGGATCGGATTGCAAGTTGCAGTAATTCAGTTTCAGCTTGGTTTCAGGGGTTTAGGAAGAAAAGTGACATCTGCACAAAACATCATGAAGTTAAAGTGCTGCGTGAAATGGCAAACTGGGCAGGGACTGGAAGAAAAGATTTTGGGGCACACAAATAGGGTAGAGGGTAGATAACCGTAAGTATAAAGCCTTGACTACGGGAATCTCCTCTTAGCCAGGGCTGGAGTTCTCCAACCAAGCAAAAGGAGGTTCCTTCTGTACCACAGGTGCTTCAGTTGCTTCTGGCCAGCAGCACTACAGGTGATggcaataaggttgccaacttctaggtgggacctggagatctcctggaattacaactactctccagcctacaaagatcagttcccctggaggaaatatctgctttggagggtggactctatggcattattactttctgaggtccctccccttcccaaacaaggttccccaaaatgaccaggaattgctcaacccaaagttggcaacctgagGCAGCAACTTTGTTTAGGGAGACAAAATACCTTGAGCCAGCTCCGCCTTTAgctcctatatatatatatatatttcagctataaaaatatattctgctcttcctcagcctccatgaggactagacaCTTGATTAAAACGGCAGGAGAAAATTAAAACCTCTCGGGTTGCATGCAAAAGTCCTGAGTTCCATTGTAGAGGCTATATATATATTCCACGCGCTGCAGCACAGCTACAACTATGCAGCTTCTGGGTGCGAAGGATGGGGGAGGCATCAGCTACTCCCACAGCCCTTTCTTTCGTCCTTTATAGCAAGGCAAACTGGCTTCTGCTCTTTTCAGGGGGGCTTTTAGCTTCAGCATGAGAGCACAGAGATGAATTTTCCCAAACGGGGGCCGCTCCAAAACTTCACAAAGAAATGCATTTCTCCTCTCCACAGTTTGCTGGTCACACAGTCATGGTCTAATCCTGGCACGCTGTCACCCAAGCTCACAGGCCTGCCTTTCTAAACTGCAGAAGCAGCCCGCTTTCACTGTGCTTGAGATCAGGGAATTTTGCAGTCGCCTGGACGGACAGCTTTCAGAACCAGAGCAGGTCGCCTGGGTAAGAGAGAGTGGGAAGGGAAGACTCAATTGTGCACTTCAGCAATGCTGTCTGGCTTCGAAAAGAAATGCTCAAGCCACAGAGCAAAAAGCAGAAAGATGGAGACAGCAAAAAGGAGGCTACGGGTAAAAGAGGCAAGGATCCAAAGATGGGTCAACATTCAGACTTTGAAGACCACAGAACACTTGAGGTGGGCCGGTTCGAGGCCGTCCTCGTAAGCCAAGAGGAAATACATCACTTTCCGGATCTTGGCGAGCTCGACCAGCCTCTCTCCAAACTCGACAGCATCCGCCTCGTTCCAGTCCACCTCCTCAGAATCGGCGTTCTTCCAGAAGACCCCCGTGGGCTCCAGAAGTTGCCGCCTCATGAGATTGGTAAGATCCGGCGTCCAGTGTTGAGAGGTGCCGATGATGTTCACCTTCCCCGGTTTCTTCAGCGTGACGTTCCAGCGCAAGAAGCGGAGGTTGTGCTGGCGGGAGAAGTCCACCCGGTAGACATACTCATTGGCTTTCAGGAGCTTCTCGCCGTCTTGAGGTTTCTCATTCTTCTGTTGGAGGCTCTTTACTCGAAGCCTCATACACTGGGTCAGCTGGACATCTTGCACCAGGTGGAGCTCCAGCTCGGACACCTTCGAAGCCATCGCCTCTTTTCTCCCCGTCTTCTCCTCGGCAAACTTCTCTAGCACTGTTTGGTCAGCATGGGGGAATAAAACATTTGTTGCAAATTCTCGTCTCCTCCCCTGACCCAGCGAGTGCTAGGCAACCTGGGCCAGTGACGCAGAGTGCCCGCGGGGGTTTCCTCTGGGTGCCCTCATCTCATTTGCAGGCGGGGAACGGATCCTGACACACTGTGCGATAATCTATAGGGACGAGATCTCTGATGTCAGCTTCCCTGACAACACGCCTGACAACAGAGCAAGCCGGGTGGGCCTGCTTGTTTAGACTTCAACGGAGGATTCCCAAATGCAAAGCTGTAGCTTCCGGAGGGCCGTTTGGTGAAGTTATTTGGGGACGGGCAGGTTGCAAAGAGAGGGAAGGCAGATTTCCTCTTGGTCTACAGTTTCTCCCTCCCAGGTTCAGAGGGTATTCGGTGGAAGATGCTCCCTAGAGAATGGCAAGAGAGTAAATAAAGCAGAAAACAGGAATGCTCTTGTGTgcgtttgtctttttttttttttaaccaataccattagggttaccaacctccaggtggtggctggagatgtccaggaattacaacagatctcaaggcaacaaagatcagttatTAGATTATTAGATTGCTTCCTGATTGCCAtattttgaagattttttttatattctgtaatttTTTGTAATTTATACTGGGTTTTAGGATGTATTTATTGCGCTGTTTTATgtacttagatccagaggagttagccgtgttagtctgtagcagcaaaatagtaaagagtccaggagcatctttaagactaaccaactttattgtagcttaagcttttgagaaccacagctctcttcgtcagaggcatctgaggaagagaactgtggttctcgaaagcttatgctacagtaaagttggttggtcttaaaggtgctaccggacgcTTTACTTTTATGTAGTGATGTATTTATATTCTTGTATTTATGTGATTGAGATGTTGTGAtttgccctgagcctgcatggggggagggcgggctagaaatctaatcaatcaatcaatccgtTCCCCTGGAAACAAGGGCAGCTATAGCCAGTGGAatatatggcattataacctgctggcgtcccacccctccccaatttcTTTCCTTCCTAGGCTTCACctatcccaaatctccagaaatttctcagcccagagctggcaatttGAAATCCCATACAAAAAGTTAAAAAAGCAAACCATTTTAAATTTCTCTGCCAGAGGAATTTCTGCCCATATCTATAAAGGAGTTCTTCTACTCAGGGCAGAACAGATAGCGCAGTTAAAGTGAGGGAATGGAAAACCTGACTATTATAGCACTAGGGACAGAATCCAGCGCCCACAGAATGTCAGCTTTCATTGAAAAAACACAAAGAGAGAGCAAGTTTCTAACCTTGATGATTGGACGTCCAGGGGCAATGCCTGCTAAACTCAGTAGCCAAAGGTTGGCCACATCATATTTAAATCAGTTGGGAAGTGAACGACTGTCTTGtgtatttctttgccctttctaAGGATCAAAGTCAGAATAAATTGTACAAACTTTGCTCAAGGAAGGGCAAAATTTGGGTCTagttgcaccttaaaggccaGGGTATGaaattttgagagtcagagctcccttcgtcagatacaaggagtggaagaaaggaaggagcccTTTATAATCcaggcggagggtgggaggggtattgtaaataaAAGTATCAGGGAGCTAGCTGTAATAGATGTTGTAAttagctagctataatacatgttgcaaTTAGCTTTATAGTGtgtgggtgcaaagtgcagaaaattagctgAGACACAGAATATAGCATTTCAAGGGCCACTTTACTCTACTGGCATACATACAGCCTGAATTATACTAAAACTTTCCCATCTACCACTTAGCCTTGAGAGATCTCTAATTGCAAGTAGCTCTTCAGCATCTCAAGGAGGTGCTCTACCCTTGATCTTCTCTGGGTAAACCAGACATGGATgggatttcctttttctctttctctgttggTCATATTTTATCCTTCCAGTTCtctgaaaagcaaaaggcagctccctttctattttatcctcacaacaaccttgcaaggtatgCTAGGCCGAGAGACAAGACTGATTCAAGACCAcctaggaagcttccatggcaaagcggacattcaaacctgagtctcctagatcccagcacagcactctaaccattacacaata
The DNA window shown above is from Eublepharis macularius isolate TG4126 chromosome 3, MPM_Emac_v1.0, whole genome shotgun sequence and carries:
- the OMP gene encoding olfactory marker protein, whose product is MASKVSELELHLVQDVQLTQCMRLRVKSLQQKNEKPQDGEKLLKANEYVYRVDFSRQHNLRFLRWNVTLKKPGKVNIIGTSQHWTPDLTNLMRRQLLEPTGVFWKNADSEEVDWNEADAVEFGERLVELAKIRKVMYFLLAYEDGLEPAHLKCSVVFKV